The proteins below come from a single Mycolicibacterium sp. TY81 genomic window:
- a CDS encoding FadR/GntR family transcriptional regulator, with amino-acid sequence MELTSIKRRSAADEVHDQLLRQLVAGAQPPGSRLPSERKLAEVLGVSRPVVREAIQRLVASGHLDVRQGDGAVVNDITRTGGLDLLPYLLVDAPDGAMVNPSVVRSVLEVREYLGPWIAERAAERSGSTLAEPLARALADIERAQSGQTQQLAALDFWDCLVTGADSIAMTLIFNGMRRVYEPMLAVVADAVAAAEPAAGYRKLADAVTSGAALKARRAASTVLGGATTVLTEFLDQMEAQ; translated from the coding sequence ATGGAGTTGACGTCGATCAAGCGGCGCTCGGCCGCCGACGAGGTGCACGACCAGCTGCTCAGGCAGCTCGTCGCGGGCGCACAGCCGCCGGGTTCGCGCCTGCCGAGTGAGCGCAAGCTGGCCGAGGTGCTGGGCGTATCGCGGCCGGTGGTGCGTGAGGCGATCCAGCGGCTGGTCGCGTCGGGGCATCTCGACGTCCGGCAGGGGGATGGCGCCGTCGTCAACGACATCACGCGTACGGGCGGGCTCGACCTGCTGCCCTACCTGCTGGTGGACGCGCCCGACGGGGCCATGGTGAACCCGTCGGTGGTGCGCAGCGTCCTGGAAGTGCGCGAGTACCTCGGACCGTGGATCGCCGAACGGGCAGCAGAGCGGTCCGGGAGCACGCTCGCCGAACCACTGGCGCGGGCCCTCGCCGACATCGAGCGCGCGCAGAGCGGCCAGACGCAACAACTGGCCGCGCTCGACTTCTGGGACTGCCTTGTCACCGGCGCGGATTCGATCGCGATGACGCTGATCTTCAACGGGATGCGCCGGGTGTACGAACCGATGCTGGCCGTGGTCGCCGACGCCGTGGCGGCCGCCGAGCCCGCAGCCGGGTACCGCAAGCTCGCCGATGCGGTGACGTCGGGCGCCGCGCTGAAAGCCCGCCGCGCCGCGTCGACGGTGCTCGGTGGCGCGACGACGGTGCTCACCGAATTTCTCGACCAGATGGAGGCACAGTGA
- a CDS encoding PPOX class F420-dependent oxidoreductase, with translation MSKLMFRGMDKLRHREAFDIGEPTAADFAGFERARQIVLVTFKRSGEAMPSPINHGVADGKLYVRTDASTGKVKRVRNDPRVVVVPCNLRGKPTGQPAAGIARILPEAEHAHADAVIAANWSPAMKLFERTLDKSSSAFDIPMAYIEISPAPTIVS, from the coding sequence ATGAGCAAGTTGATGTTTCGGGGCATGGACAAACTGCGCCACCGGGAGGCCTTCGACATCGGGGAGCCGACGGCCGCCGATTTCGCGGGCTTCGAGCGGGCGCGGCAGATCGTGCTGGTCACGTTCAAGCGGTCGGGTGAAGCGATGCCGAGCCCGATCAATCACGGTGTCGCCGACGGGAAGTTGTACGTCCGCACCGACGCGTCGACGGGCAAGGTGAAGCGAGTGCGCAACGATCCGCGCGTGGTGGTGGTGCCGTGCAATCTTCGGGGTAAGCCGACGGGACAACCGGCGGCCGGCATCGCCCGCATCCTGCCGGAGGCCGAGCACGCGCACGCTGACGCCGTGATCGCCGCCAACTGGTCGCCGGCCATGAAACTGTTCGAGCGGACTCTCGACAAGAGCAGCTCCGCGTTCGATATTCCGATGGCCTACATCGAGATCAGCCCGGCGCCAACGATTGTCAGCTAA
- a CDS encoding YciI family protein, whose amino-acid sequence MTAQWLPRYLLIYSSTEQARAKVPELFPAHQAHADRFRKEQPGVLLMLGPVQDAAPGEFGALGVFTDKDAAERFAAADPFVVGGAMTDWTVKTWLLSE is encoded by the coding sequence ATGACGGCTCAGTGGTTGCCGCGCTACCTGCTGATCTATTCGTCGACGGAGCAGGCACGCGCGAAGGTGCCCGAGCTGTTTCCGGCGCACCAGGCGCACGCCGATCGGTTCCGGAAGGAACAGCCGGGAGTCCTGCTGATGCTGGGGCCGGTTCAGGACGCCGCGCCGGGGGAGTTCGGGGCGCTGGGGGTGTTCACCGACAAGGACGCCGCCGAGCGGTTCGCGGCGGCTGACCCGTTCGTCGTCGGTGGCGCGATGACCGACTGGACGGTGAAGACATGGTTGTTGTCAGAGTGA
- a CDS encoding OsmC family protein, with product MTASVTSLNAITDATRAAVAGNPAAAAVVFKASAQPEGTVGSEIALGKYRVHVDEPPALGGQNTAPNPVEYYLASLLSCQVVTYRFWAERLGIQVDSLSASAEGDLDVRGFFGLDDNVRPGFQQIRVTVNVSGPETAERYRELQDAVDAHCPVLDLTTAATPVHTQLNVG from the coding sequence ATGACTGCTTCCGTGACTTCCCTCAACGCGATCACCGATGCCACCCGCGCAGCCGTCGCCGGCAATCCCGCCGCGGCCGCCGTGGTGTTCAAGGCCTCAGCGCAGCCGGAAGGCACCGTCGGTAGTGAGATCGCGCTCGGCAAGTACCGGGTGCACGTCGACGAGCCGCCAGCCCTCGGTGGGCAGAACACGGCACCCAATCCGGTCGAGTACTACCTGGCATCGCTGCTGTCCTGCCAGGTGGTGACCTACCGGTTCTGGGCCGAGCGGCTCGGGATCCAGGTCGACTCCCTCAGCGCCAGCGCCGAAGGCGACCTCGATGTGCGCGGCTTCTTCGGGCTGGACGACAACGTCCGCCCCGGCTTTCAGCAGATCCGGGTGACCGTCAACGTCTCGGGCCCGGAGACCGCCGAGCGGTACCGGGAGCTTCAGGACGCGGTGGATGCGCACTGCCCGGTGCTGGACTTGACCACCGCCGCGACGCCGGTGCACACGCAGCTGAATGTGGGGTGA
- a CDS encoding NAD(P)H-quinone oxidoreductase, with the protein MRAIVVESPGQLAWSEVPDVTAKAGEVVIDVTTAGVNRADLLQAAGLYPPPPGASDILGLEVSGVISEVGAGVGNWAVGDEVCALLAGGGYAEKVAVPAAQVMPIPAGVSLQHAAGLPEVAATVWSNLSMTAHLRSGQLVLLHGGASGIGTHAIQVAHALGARVAVTASLEKLELCRELGADILINYRDEDFVERITEAGGADVIFDIMGAAYLDRNIDALAPDGRVVIIGMQGGVKGELNIAKLLGKRAGVIATALRSRPLDGPSGKAAVISEVVQHVWPMIADGRVKPIIGAELPIEQAAAAHQLLQAGAVSGKVLLQVRD; encoded by the coding sequence ATGCGCGCGATCGTCGTCGAATCCCCAGGTCAGCTGGCCTGGTCCGAGGTCCCGGACGTCACCGCCAAAGCGGGCGAGGTCGTCATCGACGTCACTACCGCCGGGGTGAACCGGGCCGACCTGCTGCAAGCCGCCGGCCTCTATCCCCCGCCGCCGGGTGCCAGCGACATTCTCGGGCTGGAGGTTTCGGGCGTCATCTCCGAGGTCGGGGCCGGTGTCGGGAACTGGGCTGTCGGTGACGAGGTGTGCGCCCTGCTGGCCGGCGGCGGCTACGCCGAGAAGGTGGCCGTGCCAGCGGCCCAGGTCATGCCGATCCCCGCGGGGGTGAGCCTGCAGCATGCCGCCGGTCTGCCGGAGGTCGCCGCCACGGTGTGGTCCAACCTGTCCATGACCGCCCACCTGCGGTCCGGCCAGCTGGTGCTGCTGCACGGCGGCGCCAGCGGCATCGGCACGCATGCGATCCAGGTCGCGCACGCGCTGGGCGCCCGCGTCGCGGTCACCGCGTCACTCGAAAAGCTGGAGCTGTGCCGCGAACTGGGCGCCGACATCCTGATCAACTACCGCGACGAAGACTTCGTCGAGCGGATCACCGAGGCGGGCGGCGCCGACGTCATCTTCGACATCATGGGTGCGGCGTACCTGGACCGGAACATCGACGCCCTGGCGCCCGACGGCCGCGTGGTGATCATCGGTATGCAGGGCGGCGTCAAGGGCGAACTGAACATCGCCAAGCTGCTGGGTAAACGGGCCGGCGTCATCGCCACCGCGTTGCGCTCCCGCCCGCTCGACGGGCCGTCCGGCAAGGCCGCGGTGATCTCCGAAGTGGTGCAACATGTTTGGCCCATGATTGCCGACGGCCGGGTGAAGCCCATCATCGGCGCCGAGCTGCCCATCGAACAGGCGGCGGCAGCCCACCAGCTCCTGCAGGCGGGGGCGGTATCCGGGAAAGTGCTTCTGCAAGTCAGGGATTGA
- a CDS encoding thioesterase family protein — MTFTYTAPVRYLEVDQQGVVFNMWYLAYMDEAFGAFIARTASWRDIFEAGVDAQVVHTELDWSGSLKWGDQIHVDVTVPARGRTSFTVEFLIHAGDSARPIVTARTVYVCIATDGSGKVEPPQLLLDALAYA; from the coding sequence GTGACGTTCACGTACACCGCGCCGGTCCGCTATCTCGAGGTCGACCAGCAGGGCGTGGTCTTCAACATGTGGTACCTGGCCTACATGGACGAGGCCTTCGGCGCGTTCATCGCCCGGACGGCGTCATGGCGCGACATCTTCGAGGCGGGCGTCGACGCCCAGGTGGTCCACACCGAACTGGACTGGTCAGGCTCCCTGAAGTGGGGCGACCAGATTCACGTCGACGTCACCGTGCCGGCCCGGGGCCGCACCTCGTTCACCGTCGAATTCCTCATCCACGCAGGCGATTCCGCGCGGCCCATCGTCACCGCGCGGACCGTCTACGTCTGTATCGCGACCGACGGCTCCGGGAAGGTCGAACCGCCGCAGCTGCTGCTCGACGCTCTGGCCTACGCGTAA
- a CDS encoding cysteine desulfurase-like protein gives MAYDVARVRGLHPSLGGGWVHFDAPTGMLLPDSVATTVSTAFRGSMSSAAGPHPAAQRSAAVLTAARQAVADLVGGDPRGVVFGADRAVLLNSLAEASASRSGLGYEVVVTRLDDEANIAPWLRAANRYGAKVKWAEVDIETGELPSWQWETLITRPTRLIAITSASSKLGTVTDLRPVTKMARENGGMVVVDHSVAAPYRLLDINDVDADVVALNAIAWGGPPIGALVFRDPAMIDTLAAVSLDPNATGAARLEVGAHQFGLLGGVVASIEYLANLDDAATGSRRERLARSMQSAEAYLSRVFGYLRNSLRSLPLVMVLGAPEAAIPVLSFAVQGVPADRVISRLADNGVLAVSDGNSRVLEAIGVNDVGGAVTVGLGHYTTTAEVDQLVRALASLG, from the coding sequence ATGGCATACGACGTCGCCCGGGTGCGCGGTCTGCACCCGTCACTGGGCGGCGGCTGGGTGCACTTCGACGCGCCGACCGGCATGCTGCTGCCCGACTCGGTAGCGACCACTGTCTCGACCGCCTTCCGCGGATCCATGTCGTCGGCCGCTGGGCCGCATCCGGCCGCGCAGCGCAGCGCCGCGGTCCTGACCGCCGCGCGACAGGCGGTCGCCGATCTCGTCGGTGGCGACCCGCGCGGCGTGGTGTTCGGCGCCGACCGTGCCGTCCTGCTGAACTCGCTGGCCGAGGCGTCGGCGTCGCGGTCGGGGCTGGGCTACGAAGTGGTCGTCACCCGCCTGGACGACGAGGCCAACATCGCGCCGTGGCTGCGGGCCGCGAATCGCTATGGCGCGAAGGTGAAGTGGGCCGAGGTCGACATCGAGACCGGCGAACTGCCCAGCTGGCAGTGGGAGACGCTCATCACCCGGCCGACCCGGCTGATCGCGATCACGTCGGCATCCTCGAAGCTCGGCACCGTCACTGATCTGCGGCCCGTGACCAAAATGGCCCGGGAGAACGGCGGCATGGTCGTCGTCGACCACTCGGTGGCCGCGCCTTACCGACTGCTCGACATCAACGACGTCGACGCCGATGTGGTGGCGCTGAACGCGATCGCGTGGGGTGGCCCGCCGATCGGTGCGCTCGTGTTCCGCGACCCCGCGATGATCGACACCCTGGCGGCGGTTTCGCTCGATCCGAACGCCACCGGGGCCGCGCGCCTGGAAGTGGGCGCGCACCAGTTCGGACTGCTCGGTGGCGTCGTCGCCAGTATCGAGTACCTGGCGAACCTCGACGACGCCGCGACCGGCTCCCGCCGCGAACGGCTCGCACGATCCATGCAGTCGGCCGAGGCCTACCTCAGCCGGGTGTTCGGGTACCTGCGTAACTCGCTGCGGTCGTTGCCGTTGGTCATGGTGCTCGGCGCACCCGAGGCCGCCATTCCGGTGCTGAGCTTCGCCGTCCAGGGCGTGCCCGCCGACCGCGTCATCAGCCGGCTCGCCGACAACGGCGTACTGGCCGTGTCGGACGGCAACTCCCGGGTGCTGGAGGCCATCGGCGTCAATGACGTCGGCGGTGCCGTGACGGTCGGTCTCGGGCACTACACGACGACGGCCGAAGTGGACCAGCTCGTCCGGGCGCTGGCGTCGCTCGGTTAG
- a CDS encoding DUF6541 family protein, with amino-acid sequence MSLASGVLVALLIMVVPGAITARVAQLTWPVAVAVGPAVTYGIVALAVIPLGAIGVPWNGWTALLAFVIVVAVVAGLRRALRRYRDTAAEALAITRGPALFVAAGILIGATAIAISAILGMPHWQSIPSTWDSVWHGNTIRWILDVGQASPTHMGELRNVETHALLYYPSTFHALAAVFCQLTGAAPATAYTLHSLAASIWLFPVSAASLTWAMVRPHACQRWSAGAAAAAGALAASFTAVPYVEFDVAAVPSLVAYGLAGPTTVLIMSCLRHRDRIPVAVIALIGVFSTHITGGVVVVTFVGAWWLCDTLRNPVRGRLADFLTLLSVAVPSLVLLLPQFIGVLAQADIIVGHAFVTHQTRLRVLFNAIVQHTRHLNDYPIQNMLIALGGIGGLILLIKRVWWPALVWVVLMVAIVHSGAPFGGPIGALIGPYADLYYSDPRRLSAVVTLLITPFAGIALFAMIKFVVDWLRKRAPRTERFWAVVTVALLAFSTVGLAWHYFPRHRYLIGQKYDQIMVNDKNLEAFAYLATLPGAKDTLIGNANTDGTSWMYAVAGLHPLWTHYDYPQQQGPGYHRFIFWAYADDADTDRRIAEAVHALNIRYVITSSTIVKGFVMPDGLVSLDRSKSWAKIYDNGRSRIYEWRGDAAPANR; translated from the coding sequence GTGAGCTTGGCGTCCGGCGTCCTTGTCGCCCTGTTGATCATGGTGGTCCCTGGAGCAATCACCGCTCGTGTAGCACAGCTAACCTGGCCCGTTGCCGTCGCAGTCGGCCCCGCAGTGACCTACGGCATCGTAGCTTTGGCCGTCATTCCACTCGGGGCCATCGGCGTCCCGTGGAACGGCTGGACGGCGTTGCTGGCGTTCGTCATCGTGGTCGCAGTGGTGGCCGGGCTTCGTCGTGCGCTGCGGCGCTACCGGGACACCGCGGCCGAAGCCCTCGCGATCACCCGCGGCCCGGCCCTGTTCGTCGCCGCGGGCATTCTCATCGGTGCGACGGCGATTGCAATTTCAGCAATCCTCGGCATGCCGCATTGGCAATCCATTCCAAGCACCTGGGACTCGGTCTGGCACGGCAACACCATCCGCTGGATCCTCGACGTCGGTCAGGCCTCGCCGACGCACATGGGTGAGCTTCGTAACGTCGAGACGCACGCGTTGCTGTACTACCCGTCGACCTTTCACGCCCTGGCCGCCGTCTTCTGCCAGCTCACGGGCGCCGCCCCCGCGACGGCCTACACCCTGCACTCCCTGGCGGCCTCGATCTGGCTGTTCCCCGTCAGCGCGGCAAGCCTGACGTGGGCCATGGTCCGACCCCACGCCTGCCAGCGCTGGAGCGCCGGAGCCGCGGCCGCGGCGGGTGCGCTGGCGGCGTCGTTCACCGCGGTCCCCTACGTCGAGTTCGACGTCGCCGCCGTCCCCAGCCTGGTGGCCTACGGTCTCGCCGGGCCGACGACCGTGCTGATCATGTCGTGCCTGCGGCACCGCGACCGGATCCCGGTGGCCGTCATTGCCCTGATCGGGGTGTTCTCCACCCACATCACCGGCGGCGTCGTGGTCGTCACGTTCGTCGGCGCGTGGTGGCTGTGCGACACCCTGCGCAATCCGGTGCGCGGCCGGCTCGCCGACTTCCTGACCCTGCTGTCCGTCGCCGTGCCGTCGCTGGTGCTGTTGCTTCCCCAGTTCATCGGGGTGCTCGCGCAGGCCGACATCATCGTCGGGCACGCCTTCGTCACCCATCAGACCCGGCTTCGGGTGCTGTTCAACGCCATCGTGCAGCACACCCGTCACCTCAACGACTATCCGATTCAGAACATGCTGATCGCGCTCGGTGGCATCGGCGGCCTGATCCTGCTGATCAAGCGCGTCTGGTGGCCGGCGTTGGTCTGGGTGGTGCTGATGGTCGCGATCGTGCATTCCGGTGCGCCGTTCGGCGGCCCGATCGGCGCGCTGATCGGGCCGTACGCCGACCTCTACTACAGCGACCCACGCCGGCTGTCTGCCGTGGTCACCCTGCTGATCACGCCCTTCGCCGGCATCGCGCTGTTCGCGATGATCAAGTTCGTCGTCGACTGGCTGCGGAAGCGGGCACCCCGCACCGAACGGTTCTGGGCCGTGGTGACGGTGGCCCTGCTCGCCTTCTCGACGGTCGGACTGGCCTGGCACTACTTCCCGCGGCACCGCTACCTGATCGGCCAGAAGTACGACCAGATCATGGTCAACGACAAGAACCTCGAGGCCTTCGCCTATCTGGCGACGCTGCCGGGCGCCAAGGACACCTTGATCGGCAACGCGAACACCGACGGCACGTCATGGATGTACGCGGTCGCCGGGCTGCACCCGCTGTGGACCCACTACGACTATCCGCAGCAGCAGGGCCCGGGCTACCACCGCTTCATCTTCTGGGCGTACGCCGACGACGCCGACACCGACCGGCGCATCGCGGAGGCCGTGCACGCCCTGAACATCAGGTACGTGATCACCAGCTCGACCATCGTCAAGGGGTTCGTGATGCCCGACGGACTAGTGTCGCTGGATAGGTCGAAGTCGTGGGCGAAGATCTACGACAACGGGCGGTCCCGTATCTACGAGTGGCGCGGCGACGCCGCGCCGGCGAACAGATAG
- a CDS encoding bacterial proteasome activator family protein — protein sequence MTLKPEDDDDNIEVIGGDLALGGESGQDPDHGDEGKSLTDLVEQPAKVMRIGTMIKQLLEEVRSAPLDEASRNRLRDIHRSSIQELEDGLAPELTEELERLSLPFSEEKVPSAAELRIAQAQLVGWLEGLFHGIQTALFAQQMAARAQLEQMRQGALPPGADGGRGPFQSGTGQYL from the coding sequence ATGACGCTGAAACCAGAAGACGACGACGACAACATCGAGGTCATCGGCGGAGACCTGGCGTTGGGCGGGGAATCAGGACAGGACCCCGACCATGGCGACGAAGGCAAGTCGCTGACCGACCTGGTCGAGCAGCCGGCCAAGGTCATGCGCATCGGCACCATGATCAAGCAGCTGCTGGAAGAAGTGCGCTCCGCGCCGCTCGACGAAGCCAGCCGGAACCGACTGCGCGACATCCACCGGTCGAGCATCCAGGAGCTCGAGGACGGCCTGGCCCCGGAACTGACCGAGGAGCTGGAGCGGCTGTCGTTGCCGTTCTCCGAGGAGAAGGTGCCGTCGGCGGCCGAGCTGCGCATCGCGCAGGCCCAGCTGGTGGGCTGGCTCGAAGGCCTGTTCCACGGCATCCAGACGGCCCTGTTCGCGCAGCAGATGGCGGCCCGTGCACAGCTCGAGCAGATGCGCCAGGGCGCCCTGCCCCCCGGCGCCGACGGCGGCCGCGGCCCGTTCCAGTCCGGCACCGGTCAGTACCTGTAG
- a CDS encoding ABC transporter ATP-binding protein yields MSEPHISTQNAWVEFPIFDAKSRSLKKAFLGKAGGGINRNESNVVVIEALRDITMSLNMGDRVGLVGHNGAGKSTLLRLLSGIYEPTRGSATVRGRVAPVFDLGVGMDPEISGFENIIIRGLFLGQTRKQMLAKVDEIAEFTELGEYLSMPLRTYSTGMRVRLAMGVVTSIDPEILLLDEGIGAVDAEFLKKARTRLQALVERSGILVFASHSNEFLARLCQTAMWVDHGTIRMTGGIEEVVRAYEGEDAARHVREVLEENERERQA; encoded by the coding sequence GTGTCGGAACCGCACATCTCCACGCAGAACGCGTGGGTCGAATTCCCGATCTTCGACGCGAAGTCCCGTTCGCTCAAGAAGGCCTTCCTGGGCAAGGCCGGCGGCGGGATCAACCGCAACGAATCGAATGTCGTTGTGATCGAAGCGCTTCGGGACATCACGATGTCGCTCAACATGGGTGACCGGGTGGGCTTGGTCGGGCACAACGGCGCCGGCAAGTCGACGCTGCTGCGCCTGCTGTCGGGCATCTACGAACCGACGCGCGGTTCGGCGACCGTCCGCGGCCGGGTGGCCCCGGTCTTCGATCTGGGTGTCGGCATGGATCCCGAGATCTCCGGTTTCGAGAACATCATCATCCGTGGCCTGTTCCTCGGGCAGACCCGCAAGCAGATGCTGGCCAAGGTCGACGAGATCGCCGAGTTCACCGAACTCGGGGAGTACCTGTCGATGCCGCTGCGCACGTACTCCACGGGTATGCGCGTGCGCCTGGCCATGGGCGTCGTCACCAGCATCGACCCCGAGATCCTGCTGCTCGACGAGGGCATCGGCGCGGTCGACGCGGAGTTCCTGAAGAAGGCGCGCACCCGGCTGCAAGCCCTGGTGGAACGCTCCGGAATCCTGGTGTTCGCAAGCCATTCCAACGAATTCCTGGCCCGGCTGTGTCAGACCGCGATGTGGGTCGACCACGGCACCATCCGCATGACCGGCGGCATCGAGGAAGTCGTGCGCGCCTATGAGGGCGAAGACGCGGCGCGGCACGTGCGCGAGGTGCTCGAAGAGAACGAGCGCGAGCGCCAGGCGTGA
- a CDS encoding glycosyltransferase produces the protein MLCAVIVTHRRPELLAKSLAVVCSQTRLPDHVVVVDNDNDPAVRVLVESQPVATTYLGSVRNLGGAGGFALGILHALALGAEWVWLADDDGRPADSSILATLLDCAAKHDLAEVSPMVCDLNEPARLAFPLRRGLVWRRYVSELQVDKNAGVDLLPGIASLFNGALFRAATLEAVGVPDIRLFVRGDEVEVHRRLVRSGLPFGTCLNAVYLHPQGSDEFKPILGGRMHTQYPDDATKRYFTYRNRGYLQSQPGLRKLVPQEWVRFGWYFLITRRDPAGLREWMRLRRLGRDEKFSRPGAGGPTTGGQR, from the coding sequence ATGTTGTGCGCGGTGATCGTCACCCACCGGCGGCCGGAGTTGTTGGCGAAATCCCTTGCCGTGGTGTGCTCGCAGACGCGACTGCCCGATCACGTCGTCGTCGTCGACAACGACAACGACCCGGCGGTGCGGGTTCTCGTCGAATCGCAGCCGGTCGCGACGACGTACCTCGGTTCGGTCCGGAACCTCGGTGGCGCAGGCGGTTTCGCGCTGGGCATCCTGCATGCCCTGGCCCTCGGCGCCGAGTGGGTCTGGCTGGCCGACGACGACGGACGCCCCGCCGACTCGTCCATACTCGCGACGCTGCTGGACTGTGCGGCCAAGCACGACCTGGCCGAGGTGTCCCCCATGGTGTGCGACCTGAATGAACCTGCCCGCCTGGCCTTTCCGTTGCGCCGCGGGTTGGTGTGGCGGCGTTATGTGTCCGAGTTGCAGGTCGACAAGAATGCCGGCGTCGACCTGCTGCCCGGCATCGCGTCGTTGTTCAACGGCGCACTGTTCCGGGCCGCGACGCTGGAAGCCGTTGGCGTACCGGACATCCGGCTGTTCGTCCGCGGTGACGAGGTCGAGGTGCACCGCCGGCTCGTCCGCTCCGGCCTGCCGTTCGGGACGTGCCTGAACGCGGTGTACCTGCACCCGCAGGGGTCCGACGAGTTCAAGCCGATCCTCGGCGGCCGCATGCACACGCAGTACCCCGACGACGCCACCAAGCGCTATTTCACGTACCGCAACCGCGGCTACCTGCAGTCCCAACCAGGTCTGCGCAAGCTGGTTCCCCAGGAATGGGTGCGATTCGGGTGGTACTTCCTGATCACCCGGCGTGATCCGGCCGGGTTGCGTGAGTGGATGCGGTTGCGCCGCTTGGGACGAGACGAGAAGTTCAGCAGGCCCGGTGCGGGCGGACCCACGACAGGAGGACAGCGATGA